The DNA window CAGATTAAGAAAAGGTTATGATTTCATGAAATTGCTCAAAATAAAAATGCTAAACATGCAATGTGTCTTTAGGTGAACCTGCAGGAACTGAACAGTTTTGTTTCTTCAAAATGAACTCCAATCACATGCATACTTAAGTTGGCATCCAAACTTTAGTCAAACCTTGCAACTGCTCTTGGGCATTAATACACAAGGGCTCGAAAACACACAACCATTTTAAAACTCACACAAGTTCACAATGAAACACTGACCCCTTCAAAAACGTTCCTCACAAGAATCACTTTACGTCTTAAGAATATATCCATATCACAATCTGACATAAGTTCAACTCACTCTGATGAGCCCAGCTCTTCAACTtcgtctcatctctctctccgaaGGCAACATTGGTAAACATGTGCCTGAGCATTCGGACCATTGTGAAAAACTCCACCCCCTTCCTAGCCCGAGAACCAATCGAGATTCAGCTCCCACTGCCACCTCACCACATCCTCTGCTCTGAGCCAATCAGACGAGTCCCTCCTGTTGTCTCCTCGTTTGGTCCTATGGATGTTCTCTGGGTAAAAGGTTACTGTCGGGGGTGGAGTACATGGTTTGGACACAAAGTCAGGAAATCTGATCAAACTGAGAGATTTATTTCAGAGGCTGACACTAATCCTCTTTTACACACAACAATGAAATGGGACGTTTACTTGCAGTGCTTAAAGATATGTGATATAGAGCTCGTAAGCTGCAAGATAGCTGACCTCACCAGTCTTTACACACGTTTTCATCACTTGACCTGGCTGAATTTAACCTGGTTGACCCTGGCCCTTGTCTATTTGGATATTTTCCCTGAGATGTGAATTTGTTAaaataaactgtaaaattaCTTTCCATTCCTCTTGTACTTTTTCAGTTTGCCCAGCCATTAGCATTCTTTTTTGCTCTATCCAGACATCAGCGGATATTTACAGTCTTGCTGCTTTCATAAAAAAGCACAATCTTGGCTGCCAATACTAAAGAACATACATTTCAATGTAGATCCAATTacttctgattcttgatatTCTACTGTACTTCTATATACACGTCTACATGACTTTTTTATGAAACCTTGgctaaattaaaacatttataaatacatatatatccACTTTTCAAAATGTGTTTGATGACAACCGGCTAACACACTGCAGCAACTAAATTGCAACTCAGGAAGTTTAATCAAAAGGGAATTAATTTTTAAAAAGCACACAAGCTTTCTATTGTTGGATTACACTTGCGTCGCAGGGGATTAGAATTAGGGGGAAGAATCAAAGTTCAAAAAAGGACGACAAAGCAGACATGGCAGATAATAAGACAGAGGCCTTTATTGTTTTACTATGTTTACAGTACAACGCCACATCCCTtaaacacccccccaccccccccccccacacactaacaccagTCAAACACAAACGGCTTGAACACAACCAtgctcacacacgctctcttgcacacacgcacgcacgcacgcacgcacgcacgcacgcacgcacgcacacacgcacgcacacacgcacgcacacacagcttccACTGGAAACAATGCAGGCTAAAGAAGTGATAAATCAAGGTCGTCTGTTTTACCTCCCGTTTAAGCAGCCAAAACTGatccctccccgtctctctccgtctctcgctcagtcagtcagtcaaacgCAGGCAGACAAATGAAACTATAGTCTGCATCATCTTTTGGGAATCAATGAAAAACTGCTGTTCTCTCGCATGgtgtgcgcacgcacacacacacgcgcacacgcaggCACTTGCACACACGCAAAAATCACACAGGGCAATGAGGAAGGACACGAACAATCAATCAAATGTCTCCATATCGACAACATCCTCAGTGTCCTTTAAATGTACTCATGTTATTCATGAAGTTATGATataggcagagggaggggagaaattAGTGTATGTTGGTGGAGGAACTCAAGTACTGAGAATGATGTTGCTTCTCCCGTGATCCCCTCATCTAGACGAAAAAATGGCAGAAACCCCTCGAGTTTCCCTTCCCTCGTGTGGTCAGGAGGGAGACGCAGCCTGACTCGTGTTCCTCAGTCAGCTCCCTCCCTGTGGTGAAGCATTACCTCTTTGCGCGGACAAAGTACAAGGCATTGGTTTTGGGGTAATACTTGACGTTCTGCTTCTTGTCCATCAGGCCCCCGAAAATGATGAGCTCCCCCCTGCCCTGGACCACCGTGTGGAGGCTGGTCTCAGGGGGCCCAGTGACGGCGGCCGGCGTCCCGTTCCCGTACACCCTCCAGGACACCAGGCCGGCTGGTTTGGCGCGGGCCACGTCCAGCACGTACATCTGCATGGGCTTGCAGTTGAGCGACTGGTACAGGGGCTTCCCCACGTTAAGGCTCTGAGGGGGATGGTGGCCCAGACGCCGGGCGATGGGGGGGATGGAGTGTCCATCTGCAGGGGCGGCGGAGGCCTGAGGCGggctggaggacgaggagggggacGTCCCCGCCgaggcccctccaccccccgtcGCCCCGCCACTCCCCCCCTCCGAGGCGCCCCCCTGcggggaggacgaggaagacGGCAgggccgaggaggagaggttctTCACCGCCTCCAGGCTTCTCCTCAGAGCTGCTGGAGACACGGCCCccgggggggtgtgtggggacACCAGCGGAGGCGTGTGCAGCCCGTTGGTGCTGGGCACCTCGGGGGACTCCCACCCGTAGTCCGAGGGcagctgggggtgggggcggggcgggggcgAGGCAGCCTGGGAGGGGCTGGTCTGCGGTGAGGGGGAAGAGCCACTGAGcagcggagggagagaggggagcgggGGGCTGTCCTGGCCccgggagggagagggctgctggggggacgaggggctcccctccccccccctggccccacCCCGGGCTGAGGGCCGTGGTCGGAGGGTGCCCCAGCGCCCATTCACACAGGgagcctcctccacagcccccagGACCACACCCGCCGCCCCACTGCGTACAGGGGACTGGGAGCGCAGGGAGGGGGGCTCGGGGcccaggggggcgggggtggcacttatgggggaggggcgggagttaaggctggggctgagagggGCTCGGCCTGATGGAGCCTGGGAGAAGACCACCACACACTGGCCGACCtggaggaaacacagacacacaccagaggaCAGGGGTGAAGGGCGTGGAGAAACATTCTGTTTAAGGCTCACATCTGTAGAGACAAACTAAACTGTGCTGCTTTGTTCTGCTGGCATGGTTGATTACCTACGCTTGGTTCTGGGAATGTTCTGGAGAGGACTGTGTGTAAAGGTAATTGGTTGCGGATATCGCCATCACAACAGGCACCAAGCAAAACTCAACGATCACATGACCAACACCGTCGACAACATGGGCACAGTGAACGTCATCTGTTGTCATCGTACGGGTGGAATGACTGAATGATTTCGAGACGCGTCATTCCCCAATTATCCATTTAGTTAAACACAGACAACTGTTCACATGCCACATGGTTTGAGATTAGTCTTGGTGCACAAAATCAATCGTCAGACGTTGACTGAGCCAACGCTGTTTTCTACATCAACATAATAAACAATATCAATGTTTTAAAACTGTCTATTTGGGAGTGAAAGATTTGGAAATTCAACATCAACTAGGTACAGATATATCACCTTGGAATTTCCTCAAACAGATCACCTACACCACTGTCCATGTCTGTAATATCGAACACTACCAATTACAAGTTGGGCTGGTCTAGTCAGTGTTACTAACATTGTTCTCTACCCTGGTCCTCAGTGACCTCTGTTACATTACATGGGACCTCTGCCTCATGTTCTAGATatttccctcttccaacacaccgGATTCAAATGAACAtgtcgttatctagctcagcagaagccagGTGACGACCCATTCATTATAATCAGgtttgttggagcagggaaacatgtagaacatgcaggacagaggtccctgaggaccagggtggagGACCAGGGTGGGGCCCCAGGGTGGGGCCCCAGGTTGGAGCCCCAGGGTGGGGCCCCAGGGTGGAGCCCCAGGGTGGAGCCCCAGGGTGGAGCCCCAGGGTGGGGCAGGGGTCGTACCCTGCAGGCGGGGTGGCACCAGAGCTCAGGAGCTCCATGCTCATCGTTCTCCACGCGCAGCTGCTGCCAGGTCCAGGGAGCTGCCCCCATGTGGAGAAGCCAGGCGTCCTTCAGCAGCTAAACGCACACAGGGCCGGGGAACACCAAAACAAGGACAGTAGATGAGTTAACAGGGATTTATTATGTATCCGTTAACAAGAACAAGGAACAACCTTGTCATGGGATTAACTGCATTCAAACGGGATTTCACTCACCGCATTGGGGCCACCACAGCCTCCAAGGATTAGCAGAGTCTCATCGTCAATTACAATCTGGGGAAAAAGAtaagaaaaacatttcaaatatatatatattttaatgaaaGCTATCATGAAGTGCAGTGTATAACACACAGGATCCACACAAGGCTGTCTACCAAACAGTTCCGTCTAGACGAGGGAGAGGTGCCAGGTGGGAGGACGGAGCGCTGTGGTTACCTGCGACTGGCCACCGCGTGGGTGTGGAGACGGCCCTGAGATGGTGGGTTTGGACCAGGACCACTGCTCCAGATCCAGAATCCACACCTCGCTGCTCCTGAACAGGATCCATTACAGAGCAGGACCACACAGTGagccaacacacaaacacacgacaaCTCACATTCACAAACTGTTAGCAGAGACAAGTGGTGACATACATTTGGCGCGCCCCGAGAGATCCTCCGAACACCACCATGGTGCTTCCTATGACGGAGGAGGAGTGGCCGGCCATGGGGGGGGGGCCGTGGGTGGTGACGATGCAGTTCCACCTGCCAGGACAACAAGGAGAGGGGAATTCGGCGGTGGTTTCGGAGTCTAACAAGACAAACCTTGACAAGGGGTAAGGCTCAGAATGAATGGTGTGTAGCAAAGACCTCACCAGTTCTTGGAGGgggagtatgtgtgtatctCATCAAAGAACCTCTCTGGTTGGTGGAGGGGATAGGGGCTTGGTCGGGTCCAGCCACCGAACAGCACAAGCAGGTCATTGTACATCACCAGGGTGGCCCCAGCCTTGGGCGAAGGATAGGAACCTGTGTACATGTCACATACGTGTGAAGACATACGTTCAAGAACAAGGGtcacaagaacacacaaacCTGAATTTATGATGAAATCAGGAAATTTGGCCTCACTGAACCGACTGTTGATGATAATTGTAAACTGTGGTCGATGCAGAGGAGAATACACGGCACATTACCTGAGGCAAGCGGCCGGATCCACTCCTTGCTGTTGAGGTCAAGTCTCCAGAGATCGTTGAAAGCAGCATTGCAACTACTCTGAGTGCAACCTCCAAAGACATACATGGACTGGTTTGAGTCATAGTAGCAAGCACCTGCAACATGGAAACAGCTCTTATCTACTGCAGTACAAGCAGTCCCCATCAGAAGTGCTGGGCTGGGCCAGTCAGAAATACGTTATTATACTGACTGTGTGAGAAGCGTTGAGTTATGGGTGTTCCTGGATACGGGTAAGTGCGACTCTCCCACTGAATATTTCCATCCTGGACTGCCTTCAGGAAACCATGGTAACACTGATGCGCAACACCTGAGGAGGGTTAGAGGTCAAAGACCAATCAATGAATTTACCTCGTTTTTCAAATCTTAAGAGAAACAAACAGGTtatcttatttatttgttatgcTCCATGTTCCTATGCGTGTCTGGAGTGTTACCTTTGATGAGGCGATACCACTGTTTACACACAAGTGCTGCGGTCTTGTGTTCCTGGTAAggtgagaggaaggacagaatATACTCTAGGACTTCTTCCGGCAACTCCACCATAGTCCGTTCCCCGTttgtccatctcctctccttgtcctgTGCTCTTCTGCTACTGGAGTCCAGTTTCTCCGTCACTTCCTGCGCCATCCCAACAAGCCTGGCTCCCGCATCGTCCTCTTCAGTATCCATGGCAACAAAATATCCATCCTCACTGTCCGAGGACTGGGACATTATCTTCAAAGGGAAAGAAAGTCAGCTTAAAATACGTCAACATGTACTCCACCACTtgctcattaaggacagtttatTTGGGGAGAAGCTCGGCTAATGATTCTAAAAACTAAATATTCAGAGTACAGTAATGTAGCCTAACTATTCTGCTGGCTAGCATGGTCACTGCTTCCCTGCAGTCTAAACAGTGGAGCTAACCTCGCCAAATATATCAAGCAACCCGTTGAGTGCTAGTTTATGCTTGTACTGTCAATATAACGTGACTGTGTACTACTGAGACATAGCAAATAATTTACCGACTATTGTCAGTACACGGGCTCACATCTTGACATGGTGAATATAACTACAATTTAACTGGTAAATATCCAAGTGATCGATGTTCGCTAGTTACCTATAAACGGCCAACTTTCTAAGAAGTAGCTTAGATGTTTAAGCTaacattaggctaaatgtcCCGCTAGTAGTATAGTAGTGGTAGCATCTTGCTAGCGTGTGCGTTTGACCCGCCCTTCCGAATTCAGTGGATCTTTTAGACTGACCTTGCTTTACATACGTAATTAATAAATCACTAACTAGCTTTACAAAGTTATTTTATGTTTACTTGGTAATTGTGACTGCAGTCGGTTGGCTATTTTAGTAGGCAACTTGTCTGCTAGTGAACacgtagctagcaagctagcagtTCGTTTGGGTAGCCTACGAGGATGGGTTGGCGACTAGCGGCAGTTCAGTGCTTGGCTTTGCACTAGCTTGGATGCTAACTAGTAGAAGGTAGCTAGATCTGTCAGCCGTTCCGACGCAATATTATCACAATGCAATGTCATTTGTGTATTGGTAATACTAACTAATAGTCACCGTTTTTCAACAAGTATCCTTTTTGTGGGGGTTTATCTTCTGTCTTTACTCGCCTTCTTCCCTTTATCAGCTACGGCAGTAAAACGCCATACTCCAAACATTCGCCATCTTCGACGATGCATAGCAGCATCCGCAAGATAAGGGAGCGCGCACGCAAATCGTCATGGGAGCAGATAGCAAAGATCGCTTTGGTGATATTTGGTGAAGAGCAGACGGCTTTTTCCGTAGTAAAACTATTTTACTGACAGTTAATGTATATTGCCAAGTAACCATATTACAAGTTCCTTCTTGGCTACCTACCTAGCAATGTTTTAGTAACGTGTAGATTTTTTTTCCGGTTGGATTTCACATCTTGTACCACGTCCATTTATTGAAGACAAATGTCCCCCaatcattacattacatttttgcatttagcagacgcttttattcaaagcgactttACAGAGAGccttacaaaagtgcataggtcactgatcataacaacgaaatAGCTCCAaacaggggcgaatctaggttcccacttttggggggctaagcccctagatacaAGCACGGATTAATGCACAGGCTTGcctaggctgcagcctaggGGCCCCACGTGTGCAGGGGGACCCGGATTGCCCGGAAATGTACTTTTAAATGTACTTCAACGGGAACAAAATAAAGACCCTAGTTGGCCCATAAgaaagtttttcttttttaataagcAAGTGATTGGGTAGATGTGACTCGGGtcacatctgtccaatcagctgcTGCTGGTTAAATCATGTCAATCATATTCATTACTCACTGCTATTGCTAGATGGCATAGTGGCAGAATGACCGAAAGAAAGTATTAAAGTGGAGCACAAAAACGcaaaatacaaaggttaaaagAACAATGTGACCAAGATATCCTGAAACAAATCCCGAAATTGAATGGATACTTCAAGGCTGCTGAATCTTCATCCAGTCGAAGACAAGATCCACAGAGGACTGGCAGCTGGCATCGGCCATCGGTAATATTTCGGGAATTTGGGAGAGTTAGTGGTATTGGTATTAGTGTGTGGTATTAGTACTTTAAAGGATCTAAATACTTCTTCCACCACTGATGTTGTGATTTTGCCTCAGTAAAACATGGTGTTCTGCACTGATGCAGATGCTGTAGCCTACCTTATGGTTAATAAAGCTAAAAGCAATTACCAGCTTGCAGTTGAACTGTGAATGCAAGGTATTCTGTTGCTTTGCCGTTCATAGTCACATTTCGTTCATAGTCATTGttttgaggctgtggaggcaaaGGGTTATATCTGATATTCTTTCCATTTACATCTCTTATATACGTATATTGAATATATACGTTCTttgctaaagctagctagcttccgttttgcaataataactcactctggtgcaagcgtctgaaatatttagaactcactggTTAGGGCTGATTCTAGCACTGTAGGAATGTAAAGAAAAACACTGTAGAGTTGGCTGTCtcaatgtgtatgtatgtcagtTCACCTTATTTGCATGTGGATAATTTCTAGTAAAACACAATATTTAAGAGGGGGGGCCTGGggcctttctctttttctccccttttcttgaaggtggggagacagtcagtgtctctgatggaggtggggagttgattccaccattggggggccagacaggaaaagagcttgtgttgggaccgggcgctcttgagcagtgggaccaccagacgtttgtcagaagaagaccgtaggtggcgggtggggctGTAAGGCTTCCGGagagtcgggtgcagtcccgttcaccactcggaaggtcagtaccagggtcttgaatctgatacgggccgtgatgggaagccagtggagggagatgaggagcggggtaacatgggagcgtttgggtagattgaagaccagaaaGACACCGATGAGAGTATAGGCCTACTATAAAATGGCTACATTTATCATATTCCCATGTTTTAGGTAATTTGTCTATGATAAACGTTCTTCGGCAAGGCTATAACACGATAAGGTTATGCCATGTCCCCATGCATAAAGTGTAATTTAGGCTAAATGGCACACAGTTcacaactcccacctccgggagagcttcgatcatgtctcggggggggccggggacattgagtccgaatgggccatgttccgggcctccattgttgaagcggctgaccggagctgcggccgcagggcggtcggtgcatgtcgcggcggtaaccctcggacccggtggtggactccggaggtgagggatgccgtcaagctgaagaaggaggcctatcggactttattggctggtaggactccagaggcagctgatgtgtaccggcaggccaagcggaacgcggctttggcggtcgcggaggcaaaaacccgggcatgggaggagctcggcgaggccatggagaatgacttccgaacggcttcaaaaaggttctggaccaccatccggcggctcaggagggggaagcagtgctctgtcaacactgtatacggtggggatggtgcgctgctgacctcgacgggggacgtcctggatcggtggaaggaatacttcgaagacctccttaattccaccaacacgctttccgacgtggaggcagagtctggggacatcggggggggcccttctatctctggggctgaggtcgccgaggtggttgaaaagctccgcggtggcagggcccctggggtggatgaggtccgcccggagttccttaaggctctggatgttgtagggctgtcttggttgacacgactctgcaacatcgcgtggacatcggggacagtgcctctggactggcagaccggggtggtggttcccctctttaaaaagggggaccggagggtgtgctccaactttagggggatcacactcctcagcctccctgggaaagtctattcaggggtcctggagaggagggtccgtcggattgtcgaacctcggattcaggaggagcaatgtggttttcgtcctggccgtggaacagtggaccagctttataccctccgcggagtcctggagggtacatgggagttcgcccaaccagtctacacatgttttgtggatttggaaaaggcgttcgaccgtgtccctcgggggctcatgtggggggtgctccgagagtacggggtaccggatttcctgatcggggctgtccggtccctgtacgaccggtgccagagtttggtccgcattgccggtagtaagtcggacttgtttccggtgagggttggactccgccagggctgccctatgtcaccgattctgttcattacctatatggacagaatttctaggcgcagccagggtgttgagggggtccggtttggtgacctcaggatcgggtcgctgctttttgcggatgatgtggtcctgttggcttcatcgggccgtgaccttcagctctcactggagcggttcgcaaccgaatgtgaagcggctgggatgcgaatcagcacctccaaatctgaggccatggtaatcgaccggaaaagggtggagtgccatctccgggtcggggaggagatcctgaaccaagcggaggagttcaagtatctcggggtcttgttcacgagtgagggaagaatggagcgcgaggtcgacaggcggatcggtgcggcgtccgcagtgatgcgggctctgcatcggtccgtcgtggtgaagaaggagctgagtcgaaaggcgaagctctctatttaccagtcgatctacgttcctaccctcacctatggtcacgaactatgggtagtgaccgaaagaacgagatcgcgaatacaagcggccgaaatgagctttctccgtagggtgtccgggctctcccttagagatagggtgagaagctcggtcatccgggaggggctcagagtagaaccgctgctcctccgcgtcgagaggagccagctgaggtggctcgggcatctgattaggatgcctcctggacgcctccctggtgaggtgttccgggcacgtcccactgggaagaggccccggggaagacccaggacacgctggagggactatgtctctcagctggcctgggaacgccttggggtcccccaggaagagctggcggaagtggccggggggagggaagtctgggcctccctgcttaggtcgctgcccccgcgacccgatccccggacaagcggcagatgacgacgacgacgacggcaCACAGTTCATTAACCCATAGGCTCATTATATTTGCTGACTATACAAACGAACCCGATTTATTGGATTTGTAACTTCAAAAACAAGTCCCGGGACTA is part of the Hypomesus transpacificus isolate Combined female chromosome 9, fHypTra1, whole genome shotgun sequence genome and encodes:
- the fbxo42 gene encoding F-box only protein 42 isoform X2; this encodes MSQSSDSEDGYFVAMDTEEDDAGARLVGMAQEVTEKLDSSSRRAQDKERRWTNGERTMVELPEEVLEYILSFLSPYQEHKTAALVCKQWYRLIKGVAHQCYHGFLKAVQDGNIQWESRTYPYPGTPITQRFSHSACYYDSNQSMYVFGGCTQSSCNAAFNDLWRLDLNSKEWIRPLASGSYPSPKAGATLVMYNDLLVLFGGWTRPSPYPLHQPERFFDEIHTYSPSKNWWNCIVTTHGPPPMAGHSSSVIGSTMVVFGGSLGARQMSSEVWILDLEQWSWSKPTISGPSPHPRGGQSQIVIDDETLLILGGCGGPNALLKDAWLLHMGAAPWTWQQLRVENDEHGAPELWCHPACRVGQCVVVFSQAPSGRAPLSPSLNSRPSPISATPAPLGPEPPSLRSQSPVRSGAAGVVLGAVEEAPCVNGRWGTLRPRPSARGGARGGEGSPSSPQQPSPSRGQDSPPLPSLPPLLSGSSPSPQTSPSQAASPPPRPHPQLPSDYGWESPEVPSTNGLHTPPLVSPHTPPGAVSPAALRRSLEAVKNLSSSALPSSSSSPQGGASEGGSGGATGGGGASAGTSPSSSSSPPQASAAPADGHSIPPIARRLGHHPPQSLNVGKPLYQSLNCKPMQMYVLDVARAKPAGLVSWRVYGNGTPAAVTGPPETSLHTVVQGRGELIIFGGLMDKKQNVKYYPKTNALYFVRAKR
- the fbxo42 gene encoding F-box only protein 42 isoform X1, with amino-acid sequence MHRRRWRMFGVWRFTAVADKGKKIMSQSSDSEDGYFVAMDTEEDDAGARLVGMAQEVTEKLDSSSRRAQDKERRWTNGERTMVELPEEVLEYILSFLSPYQEHKTAALVCKQWYRLIKGVAHQCYHGFLKAVQDGNIQWESRTYPYPGTPITQRFSHSACYYDSNQSMYVFGGCTQSSCNAAFNDLWRLDLNSKEWIRPLASGSYPSPKAGATLVMYNDLLVLFGGWTRPSPYPLHQPERFFDEIHTYSPSKNWWNCIVTTHGPPPMAGHSSSVIGSTMVVFGGSLGARQMSSEVWILDLEQWSWSKPTISGPSPHPRGGQSQIVIDDETLLILGGCGGPNALLKDAWLLHMGAAPWTWQQLRVENDEHGAPELWCHPACRVGQCVVVFSQAPSGRAPLSPSLNSRPSPISATPAPLGPEPPSLRSQSPVRSGAAGVVLGAVEEAPCVNGRWGTLRPRPSARGGARGGEGSPSSPQQPSPSRGQDSPPLPSLPPLLSGSSPSPQTSPSQAASPPPRPHPQLPSDYGWESPEVPSTNGLHTPPLVSPHTPPGAVSPAALRRSLEAVKNLSSSALPSSSSSPQGGASEGGSGGATGGGGASAGTSPSSSSSPPQASAAPADGHSIPPIARRLGHHPPQSLNVGKPLYQSLNCKPMQMYVLDVARAKPAGLVSWRVYGNGTPAAVTGPPETSLHTVVQGRGELIIFGGLMDKKQNVKYYPKTNALYFVRAKR